The following proteins are co-located in the Pseudomonas cavernae genome:
- a CDS encoding autotransporter assembly complex protein TamA: MLLVVASTALAQGQLDVRIEPRNAALKSNVEGYVGNLAAPDEAALQRLRRSAEVQARQAAEALGYYQARIDSEVKTVEAGKPARLILHVEPGEPVRLREVTVRIEGPATRLKGFSLPHSAQLKPGAQLNHGSYEDAKRLIQNQASRYGFFRGQFTRQRLSVDPPAGVADIELVYDSGPRYRLGAVKFAGDAPFDEELLQRMVPFQPGTPYDSELIADLYQSLQGSGYFDSVRVDAVPAQASAEAIPVDVQLTTRKPRTFGLGGGFSTDVGPRGRFNWTRHWANPQGHSYGFESELSAPRQNVGLWYDIPLDPPLTDKLRFAGGYQYEEIADTDSLSKLLKLGPEWHHRTDGGWQQVLSLKWQREEFRLGDDSGLSNLLLPGVSYAYLQSDNRLDPHNGYRLQFDVAVAKKGLLSDADVVHGNVMLKGLTTLWQRHRLLGRLQLGGTETTDYDSIPPSLRYYAGGDQSVRGYDYQSLSPQDNEGDRVGGRYMVAGSVEYQYAIAEKWRVATFVDQGNAFDSLEIPTLKTGVGMGLRWVSPVGPLRLDLARALDGDGGLRLHFSMGPEL, from the coding sequence ATGCTGCTGGTCGTCGCCTCCACCGCACTGGCGCAAGGCCAATTGGACGTGCGCATCGAGCCGCGCAACGCCGCGCTGAAAAGCAATGTGGAAGGCTACGTCGGCAACCTCGCCGCACCTGACGAGGCGGCGCTGCAACGCCTGCGCCGCAGCGCCGAGGTGCAGGCACGGCAGGCCGCCGAAGCGCTGGGCTATTACCAGGCGCGGATCGACAGCGAAGTGAAGACGGTCGAAGCCGGCAAGCCAGCGCGGCTGATTCTGCATGTCGAACCCGGCGAGCCGGTGCGCTTGCGCGAGGTGACGGTGCGTATCGAAGGCCCGGCGACCCGGCTCAAGGGCTTCAGCCTGCCGCACAGCGCCCAGCTCAAGCCCGGTGCGCAGCTCAACCACGGCAGCTACGAGGACGCCAAACGGCTAATCCAGAACCAGGCGTCGCGCTACGGCTTCTTCCGCGGCCAGTTCACCCGCCAGCGCCTGAGCGTCGACCCGCCAGCCGGCGTCGCCGATATCGAACTGGTCTATGACAGCGGCCCGCGCTACCGGCTCGGCGCGGTGAAGTTCGCTGGCGACGCGCCGTTCGACGAAGAACTGCTGCAACGCATGGTGCCGTTCCAGCCCGGCACGCCCTACGACTCGGAACTGATCGCCGACCTCTACCAGTCGCTGCAGGGCAGCGGCTATTTCGACAGCGTGCGGGTCGACGCGGTGCCGGCCCAGGCCAGCGCCGAAGCAATCCCGGTGGATGTCCAGCTGACCACCCGCAAGCCGCGCACCTTTGGCCTCGGCGGTGGTTTCTCCACCGACGTCGGCCCGCGCGGGCGCTTCAACTGGACGCGTCACTGGGCCAATCCGCAGGGCCACAGCTACGGCTTCGAGAGCGAACTGTCGGCGCCGCGGCAGAACGTCGGCCTGTGGTACGACATCCCGCTCGATCCGCCGCTGACCGACAAGTTGCGCTTCGCCGGCGGCTACCAGTACGAAGAGATCGCCGATACCGACAGCCTGAGCAAGCTGCTCAAGCTCGGCCCGGAGTGGCACCACCGCACGGACGGCGGCTGGCAGCAGGTGCTGTCGCTGAAGTGGCAGCGCGAGGAATTCCGCCTGGGCGACGACTCCGGTCTGAGCAACCTGTTGCTGCCGGGCGTCAGCTACGCCTACCTGCAGAGCGACAACCGCCTCGACCCGCACAACGGCTATCGCCTGCAGTTCGATGTGGCGGTGGCGAAGAAGGGGCTGCTGTCGGATGCCGACGTGGTGCACGGCAACGTCATGCTCAAGGGCCTGACTACCCTGTGGCAGCGCCACCGCCTGCTCGGCCGCCTGCAACTGGGCGGCACCGAAACCACCGACTACGATTCGATCCCGCCGTCGCTGCGCTACTACGCCGGTGGCGACCAGAGCGTGCGCGGCTACGACTACCAGTCGCTGTCGCCGCAGGATAACGAGGGTGACCGGGTCGGCGGCCGCTATATGGTCGCTGGCAGCGTCGAGTACCAGTACGCCATCGCCGAGAAGTGGCGGGTGGCGACCTTCGTCGACCAGGGCAACGCCTTCGACTCGCTGGAAATTCCCACCCTCAAGACCGGCGTCGGCATGGGCCTGCGCTGGGTCTCGCCGGTGGGGCCACTGCGCCTCGACCTGGCCCGCGCGCTGGACGGCGACGGTGGCTTGCGCCTGCACTTTTCCATGGGGCCGGAATTATGA
- a CDS encoding GNAT family N-acetyltransferase — protein sequence MLDSSFVREARSLLYHAYRHEPTFAYLFEAERPGYDQRVRATVRELVLQHFAEELPAIGLLIEDRLVGIALVAPPQRRLDITESWGWRLRMLLTTGFRCTKRYLEYHDAVLACLPPGPYHVLPLLGVHPEFQGHHLGEQLLTALHDWCAEDTGSQGVVLDTGNPRYLDFYARQGYEEIGEVAVGPIREHVFFHPNPRPAALASA from the coding sequence ATGCTCGATAGCAGCTTCGTCCGCGAGGCGCGTTCGCTGCTGTACCACGCCTATCGCCATGAGCCGACCTTCGCTTACCTGTTCGAGGCCGAGCGTCCGGGCTATGACCAGCGCGTGCGCGCCACCGTGCGTGAACTGGTGCTGCAGCATTTCGCCGAGGAGCTGCCGGCCATCGGCCTGCTGATCGAGGACCGCCTGGTCGGTATCGCCCTGGTAGCGCCGCCGCAACGTCGTCTGGACATCACCGAGAGCTGGGGTTGGCGTTTGCGCATGTTGCTGACCACCGGTTTCCGCTGCACCAAACGCTATCTGGAATACCACGACGCCGTGCTCGCCTGCCTGCCGCCTGGGCCGTACCACGTGCTGCCGCTGCTCGGCGTGCATCCGGAGTTCCAGGGCCATCACCTCGGCGAGCAGCTGCTCACCGCCCTGCACGACTGGTGCGCCGAGGACACCGGCTCGCAAGGCGTGGTGCTGGATACCGGCAACCCGCGCTATCTGGACTTCTATGCCCGCCAGGGCTACGAGGAAATCGGCGAGGTGGCGGTCGGGCCGATCCGTGAGCACGTGTTCTTCCATCCCAACCCGCGCCCGGCGGCGCTGGCCAGCGCATAG
- the xthA gene encoding exodeoxyribonuclease III has translation MKIVSFNINGLRARPHQLAALIDKHQPDVIGLQETKVSDEQFPEAEIRQLGYHVHYHGQKGHYGVALLSRQEPLVLNKGFPGDDEEAQRRFIWGTFADAQGNPITIMNGYFPQGESRDHPTKFPAKQRFYTDLQQLLINQFLPSQPLVVMGDINISPEDSDIGIGEVNRLRWLKTGKCSFLPEEREWLATLKSWGLVDSFRHLNPTVSDRFSWFDYRSRGFEDEPKRGLRIDVILASDPLLARFKDAGVDYELRAMEKPSDHAPIWLELS, from the coding sequence ATGAAGATCGTTTCTTTCAATATCAATGGCCTGCGCGCCCGCCCCCATCAACTGGCGGCGCTGATCGACAAACACCAGCCGGATGTCATCGGTCTGCAGGAGACCAAGGTCAGCGATGAGCAGTTCCCCGAAGCGGAAATCCGTCAGCTCGGCTACCACGTGCACTACCACGGCCAGAAGGGTCACTACGGCGTGGCCCTGCTCTCGCGCCAGGAACCGCTGGTGCTGAACAAAGGCTTTCCCGGCGATGACGAGGAAGCGCAGCGGCGTTTCATCTGGGGCACCTTCGCCGATGCCCAGGGCAACCCGATCACCATCATGAACGGCTACTTCCCCCAGGGCGAAAGCCGCGACCATCCGACCAAGTTTCCGGCCAAGCAGCGCTTCTATACCGATCTGCAGCAGCTGCTGATCAACCAGTTCCTGCCCAGCCAGCCGCTGGTGGTGATGGGCGATATCAACATCTCGCCGGAAGACAGTGACATCGGCATCGGCGAGGTCAACCGCCTGCGCTGGCTGAAGACCGGCAAGTGCAGCTTCCTGCCGGAAGAGCGCGAATGGCTGGCGACCCTGAAGAGCTGGGGCCTGGTGGACAGCTTCCGCCACCTCAACCCGACGGTCAGCGACCGCTTCAGCTGGTTCGACTACCGCAGCCGCGGCTTCGAGGACGAACCCAAGCGCGGCCTGCGCATCGACGTGATCCTGGCCTCCGACCCGCTGCTGGCGCGGTTCAAGGACGCCGGGGTCGACTACGAGTTGCGCGCCATGGAGAAGCCCTCCGATCACGCGCCGATCTGGCTGGAGCTGAGCTAG
- a CDS encoding substrate-binding domain-containing protein: MLPPLSRRPADSWPATISWLLLGFICYALPWSVFAAQPDASTTVLRIQGSNTIGAKLGPALVKGLFEERGLRDIHIQQGSAENEQRVVGRSADGREVRIEVAAHGSGTGFVALKDGSADLAASSRPIKASEVQQLAALGDLKSRAAEQIIALDGLAIILHPSNPLSTLNTEQLARIFAGEVRTWEEIGGRGGEIHVYARDDNSGTYDTFKELVLAAHGKVLAANAKRFESSEQLSDLVSQDVHGIGFIGLPYIRQAKAVAIADGESQPLPPSTSQIATEDYPLSRRLFFYVLPGQANPWAQALVQFAHSPRGQAIVEQNGFIAQTVQAIQVTPNPAMPDDYRTLASQARRLSVNFRFQEGSATLDNKAQRDLERVLDYLQSHDKLNQQVVLVGFGDPKLDPARAALLSKLRAMAVRRELARHGVAFREITGLGDRLPVAANDVEDGRLKNRRVEVWVY; the protein is encoded by the coding sequence ATGCTGCCCCCCCTCTCCCGCCGACCGGCGGATTCCTGGCCCGCCACCATCAGCTGGCTGCTGCTCGGCTTCATCTGCTACGCCCTGCCCTGGTCGGTGTTCGCCGCTCAGCCCGACGCCTCGACCACGGTGCTGCGCATTCAGGGCTCCAACACCATCGGCGCCAAACTGGGGCCGGCGCTGGTCAAGGGCCTGTTCGAGGAACGGGGACTTCGCGATATCCACATCCAGCAAGGCTCCGCAGAAAACGAACAGCGGGTCGTCGGTCGCTCGGCGGATGGCCGGGAAGTACGCATCGAAGTCGCCGCTCACGGCTCGGGCACCGGCTTCGTCGCCCTCAAGGACGGCAGCGCCGACTTGGCTGCTTCCTCGCGCCCGATCAAGGCAAGTGAAGTGCAGCAACTGGCCGCGCTCGGCGACCTGAAAAGTCGGGCCGCCGAACAGATCATCGCCCTCGACGGCCTGGCGATCATCCTGCATCCGAGCAACCCGCTGAGCACCCTGAACACCGAGCAACTGGCACGGATCTTCGCCGGTGAAGTGCGCACCTGGGAGGAAATTGGCGGCCGTGGCGGCGAGATCCACGTTTACGCGCGCGATGACAACTCCGGCACCTATGACACCTTCAAGGAACTGGTCCTGGCCGCCCACGGCAAGGTGCTGGCAGCGAATGCCAAGCGCTTTGAGTCCAGCGAGCAGCTGTCCGACTTGGTCAGCCAGGATGTCCATGGCATCGGTTTCATCGGCCTGCCCTATATCCGCCAGGCCAAGGCCGTGGCCATCGCCGATGGCGAGTCGCAGCCGCTGCCGCCCTCCACCTCGCAGATCGCCACCGAGGACTATCCGCTGTCGCGCCGGCTGTTCTTCTACGTCCTGCCCGGCCAGGCGAACCCCTGGGCCCAGGCTCTGGTGCAGTTCGCCCACAGCCCGCGTGGCCAGGCGATCGTCGAGCAGAACGGCTTCATCGCCCAGACCGTGCAGGCCATCCAGGTCACGCCGAACCCGGCAATGCCCGATGATTACCGCACACTCGCCAGCCAAGCGCGGCGGCTGTCGGTGAACTTCCGCTTTCAGGAAGGCAGCGCGACGCTGGACAACAAGGCGCAGCGCGACCTCGAGCGGGTGCTGGACTATCTGCAGAGCCACGACAAGCTGAATCAGCAGGTGGTGCTGGTCGGTTTCGGCGACCCCAAGCTCGATCCGGCCCGCGCCGCGCTGCTGTCGAAGCTGCGCGCCATGGCCGTGCGCCGCGAATTGGCCCGCCACGGGGTGGCCTTCCGCGAGATCACCGGGCTCGGCGACCGGCTGCCGGTGGCCGCCAACGACGTCGAGGATGGCCGTTTGAAGAATCGCCGGGTAGAGGTCTGGGTTTACTAG
- a CDS encoding MdtA/MuxA family multidrug efflux RND transporter periplasmic adaptor subunit, protein MADRSLNTPASRSSRRWKILGLGVIAVAALVWWQWPASKSEEGSRAKPEQGSLTQPAGGGRRGGPPGFGGFSAGPTPVRVAAASAGDFPVYYKALGTVTALNTVNVRGRVDGQLVKLLVEEGQMVKAGSVLAQIDPRPFQVALQQAEGTLQENQAQLTNAELDLKRYQGLYAEDSIAKQTLDTQQALVNQYRGTIKGNQAEVAQARLNLEFTQVKAPISGRLGLRQVDVGNLVSSGDTTPLVVITQTQPISVSFTLPERDLPDVIEHYRSGLPMVVEAWDRGDSRLQAEGVLHSLDNQIDTTTGTLKLKARFANDKESLFPNQFVNVRLRANTLKDVVLVPTAAVQFGNSGSFVYVLDGDKKVKMRPLQVGPNDGARTVITAGLKPGERVVLEGTDRLRDGSDVEVVHDSDAVPATPSEQLHGDGSAVEQPNTAKAAKAGV, encoded by the coding sequence ATGGCCGATCGCTCCCTGAATACCCCTGCTTCCCGTTCCTCCCGTCGCTGGAAGATCCTCGGCTTAGGCGTGATTGCTGTCGCCGCGCTGGTCTGGTGGCAATGGCCGGCCTCGAAGAGCGAGGAGGGTAGCCGTGCCAAGCCGGAGCAGGGCTCCCTGACCCAGCCGGCCGGTGGTGGTCGGCGTGGTGGCCCGCCCGGATTCGGCGGTTTCAGCGCTGGTCCGACGCCGGTGCGCGTGGCCGCCGCCAGCGCGGGGGATTTCCCGGTCTACTACAAGGCGCTGGGCACGGTGACGGCGCTGAATACCGTCAATGTCCGCGGCCGCGTAGACGGCCAGCTGGTCAAGCTGCTGGTCGAGGAAGGGCAAATGGTCAAGGCCGGTAGCGTTCTCGCGCAGATCGACCCGCGCCCCTTCCAGGTCGCCCTGCAACAGGCCGAAGGTACGCTGCAGGAGAACCAGGCGCAGCTGACCAACGCCGAGCTGGACCTCAAGCGCTACCAGGGCCTGTATGCCGAGGACAGCATCGCCAAGCAGACCCTCGATACCCAGCAGGCGCTGGTCAACCAGTATCGCGGCACCATCAAGGGCAACCAGGCCGAGGTGGCCCAGGCGCGTCTGAACCTCGAATTCACCCAGGTCAAGGCGCCGATTTCCGGGCGTCTGGGCCTACGCCAGGTGGATGTCGGCAACCTGGTCAGCTCCGGCGACACCACGCCGCTGGTGGTGATCACCCAGACCCAACCGATCAGTGTCAGTTTCACCCTGCCCGAGCGCGACCTGCCGGACGTGATCGAGCACTACCGCAGCGGCCTGCCGATGGTGGTCGAGGCCTGGGATCGCGGCGACAGCCGCCTGCAGGCCGAGGGTGTGCTGCACAGCCTGGACAACCAGATCGACACCACCACCGGCACCCTCAAGCTCAAGGCGCGTTTCGCCAACGACAAGGAAAGCCTGTTCCCCAACCAGTTCGTCAACGTGCGCCTGCGCGCCAACACCCTCAAGGATGTCGTACTGGTGCCCACGGCGGCGGTGCAGTTCGGTAATAGCGGCTCGTTCGTCTATGTGCTCGATGGCGACAAGAAGGTGAAGATGCGCCCGTTGCAGGTCGGCCCCAACGATGGCGCGCGCACGGTGATCACCGCCGGGTTGAAGCCCGGCGAGCGGGTGGTGCTGGAAGGCACCGATCGCCTGCGCGACGGCAGCGACGTGGAGGTGGTGCACGACAGCGATGCCGTGCCGGCCACGCCGAGCGAGCAGCTGCACGGCGACGGTAGCGCCGTCGAGCAGCCGAACACGGCCAAAGCGGCAAAAGCCGGCGTATGA
- the tpx gene encoding thiol peroxidase: MSQVTLKGNPIQVDGELPKVGQQAPAFSLVGKDLGDVTLASLAGKRKVLNIFPSIDTPTCATSVRKFNAETSKLANTVVLCISADLPFAQARFCGAEGLDNVVNLSTMRGAEFLKNYGVAIANGPLAGVAARAVVVLDEHDKVLHSELVGEIANEPNYEAATAALTK; encoded by the coding sequence ATGTCTCAAGTGACCCTCAAAGGCAACCCGATCCAAGTCGACGGCGAGCTGCCGAAAGTTGGCCAACAAGCCCCGGCATTCAGCCTGGTCGGCAAAGACCTGGGCGACGTGACCCTGGCCAGCCTGGCCGGCAAGCGCAAGGTGCTGAACATTTTCCCCAGCATTGATACCCCGACCTGCGCCACCTCGGTGCGCAAGTTCAACGCCGAAACCAGCAAGCTGGCCAACACCGTGGTGCTGTGCATCTCCGCCGATCTGCCGTTCGCTCAGGCGCGCTTCTGTGGCGCCGAAGGCCTGGATAACGTGGTGAACCTGTCGACCATGCGCGGCGCCGAGTTCCTCAAGAACTATGGCGTGGCCATCGCCAATGGCCCGCTGGCCGGGGTCGCCGCCCGTGCCGTGGTGGTGCTGGACGAGCACGACAAGGTGCTGCACAGCGAGCTGGTCGGCGAGATCGCCAACGAGCCGAATTACGAAGCAGCCACTGCGGCGCTCACCAAGTAA
- a CDS encoding translocation/assembly module TamB domain-containing protein yields the protein MRRKRIAFTLLALLLALPLAVALLLGTSTGSRWLLGWMPGVQVDGFDGRLGGRWQAERLLWQQDGQQLELLAPRFEWSPACLLRLTLCLERVEAEQVRLVFPPGAERDDTPLSLPALRLPLAIELGEVRVGSLTLDGAEQLRELQLRAHWAGDGLAIERLSLRQGDLALALTGKLKPEGDWPLEAQGTLDLPAPEQQPWRLALQARGELQRSLQLTADSSGYLAGRLIGEVQPLAEHLPASAQLSTEGFKATRELPDTLRLDQVQLNASGDLKDGYQVRGSASLPGEGGAVALQLQGRVDAQGADIAALRLDAGQDRQATLEGRLDWQDGFAADSRLRWQDFPWQRLYPVEQEPPVALRRLKAELQYRDGNYLGNFDAALDGPAGAFSVQSPVSGDLQQVHLPSLQLQAGQGKAEGQLSLRFAEGLAWGAALDLSALDPSYWLKELPGELAGTLRSQGEWRDEQLRLNADLNLKGRLRGQPALLQLQGAGADSAWKFEQLDLRLGDNRIHGNGALDQRLQGQLQLAMPRLGQLWPGLQGRLDGRLDLAGTLQAPQGQLTLQGQGLALDDRRLQRLELNARLDGAQRGRLSLTGAGIRLGDSELGSLVAKGEGDSRRQRLDLDLQGPQLQAELGFDGALEQLPSGWNWRGRLARGELQAGGQDWRLQQAARLERLADGRLNLGANCWVSGAASLCGEDAKLLPEPRLRYRLRDFPLASLGPWLPDDFAWDGQLSADLQLDLPASGPNGQVRVDAGSGNLRVREQGQWLSFPYSRLALESSLRPQRIDSLLQFQGGPLGELSLQARLDPRPASKPLAGEFRLSGVDLAVARPFLPMVEHLAGRLSGSGRISGGLLAPRIDGNLSLSGGEISGPQLPTRFEQLEVQAQIAGESLQLRGNWRSGEQGKGSLSGQLNWAQAMEGDLQVRGERLPVSVEPYANLEVEPNLVARLAEGRLAIAGQVQVPRGTIEIRQLPPSTVKVSDDAVVVGRQQEERQALGMAMDLDVEVGSDKLSFSGFGLNAELAGRLKIGDNLDTRGELDLNNGLYRAYGQRLQIRRARLLFTGPIDQPYLDVEAIRRVDEVVAGLRISGSAAQPRTQVFAEPAMSEEQALSYLVLGRPLGGTGEDSNLLAQAALGLGLAGSSSVTGSLAQRLGISDFQLDTSGAGQSTSVVASGKLSERLSLRYGVGVFEPASTVALRYELTRRLYLEAASGLASSLDLFYKRDF from the coding sequence ATGAGGCGCAAACGCATCGCCTTCACTTTGTTGGCGCTACTTCTGGCGCTGCCGCTGGCCGTTGCGTTGCTGCTCGGCACCAGCACGGGCAGCCGCTGGTTGCTGGGCTGGATGCCAGGCGTGCAGGTGGACGGCTTCGATGGCCGCCTGGGCGGGCGCTGGCAGGCCGAACGCTTGCTCTGGCAGCAGGACGGCCAACAGCTTGAGCTGCTGGCGCCGCGCTTCGAGTGGTCGCCGGCTTGCCTGCTGCGTCTGACCCTGTGCCTGGAGCGAGTCGAGGCGGAGCAGGTGCGCCTGGTTTTTCCGCCCGGCGCAGAGCGCGATGACACGCCGCTCAGCCTGCCCGCGCTGCGCCTGCCGTTGGCCATCGAGCTGGGCGAGGTGCGGGTCGGCAGCCTGACGCTGGATGGCGCGGAGCAACTGCGCGAACTGCAACTGCGCGCGCACTGGGCTGGCGACGGCCTGGCGATCGAGCGCCTGAGCCTGCGCCAGGGCGATCTGGCCCTCGCCCTGACCGGCAAGCTCAAGCCCGAGGGCGACTGGCCGCTCGAGGCGCAGGGTACGCTCGACCTGCCGGCGCCGGAGCAGCAACCCTGGCGCCTGGCTTTGCAGGCACGCGGCGAGCTGCAGCGCAGCCTGCAGCTGACGGCAGACAGCAGCGGTTATCTGGCCGGTCGCCTGATCGGCGAGGTGCAGCCGCTGGCCGAGCACCTGCCGGCCAGCGCCCAGCTCAGCACCGAGGGCTTCAAGGCCACCCGCGAATTGCCGGATACCCTGCGTCTCGACCAGGTGCAATTGAACGCCAGCGGCGATCTCAAGGACGGCTATCAGGTCCGCGGCAGCGCCAGCCTGCCGGGCGAGGGCGGTGCCGTGGCGCTGCAGTTGCAGGGGCGGGTGGATGCGCAGGGCGCCGATATCGCCGCGCTGCGCCTGGACGCCGGCCAGGATCGGCAGGCGACGCTGGAAGGTCGGTTGGACTGGCAGGATGGCTTCGCCGCAGACAGCCGCCTACGCTGGCAGGACTTTCCCTGGCAGCGCCTGTACCCCGTGGAGCAGGAACCGCCTGTGGCGCTGCGTCGCCTGAAAGCGGAGTTGCAGTACCGCGATGGCAACTACCTGGGCAATTTCGATGCCGCGCTCGACGGCCCGGCTGGCGCCTTCAGCGTGCAAAGCCCGGTCAGCGGCGATCTGCAGCAGGTGCACCTGCCTTCGCTGCAGCTGCAGGCCGGCCAGGGCAAGGCCGAAGGCCAGCTCAGCCTGCGCTTCGCCGAGGGGCTGGCCTGGGGCGCCGCGCTCGATCTCAGCGCCCTCGACCCTTCCTACTGGCTGAAAGAGCTGCCCGGCGAACTGGCCGGCACGCTACGCAGCCAGGGCGAATGGCGCGACGAGCAACTGCGCCTGAATGCCGACCTCAACCTCAAGGGGCGCCTGCGTGGCCAACCGGCGCTGCTGCAGTTGCAGGGGGCCGGCGCCGACAGCGCCTGGAAGTTCGAGCAGCTGGACCTGCGCCTGGGCGACAACCGCATCCACGGCAACGGCGCGCTCGATCAGCGCCTGCAGGGGCAACTGCAACTGGCCATGCCGCGCCTGGGCCAGCTCTGGCCCGGCCTGCAGGGCCGGCTCGACGGTCGTCTCGACCTGGCCGGCACGCTGCAGGCGCCGCAGGGCCAGCTGACGCTGCAAGGGCAAGGCTTGGCACTCGACGACCGGCGCCTGCAACGCCTCGAGCTCAATGCCCGCCTCGATGGCGCCCAGCGTGGCCGCTTGAGCCTGACCGGCGCCGGCATCCGCCTGGGTGACAGCGAGCTCGGCAGCCTGGTCGCCAAAGGCGAGGGGGATAGCCGCCGCCAGCGTCTGGACCTCGATCTGCAGGGGCCGCAGCTGCAAGCCGAACTCGGCTTCGACGGCGCCCTCGAGCAGCTGCCGAGCGGCTGGAACTGGCGCGGGCGCCTGGCGCGCGGCGAACTGCAGGCCGGCGGGCAGGACTGGCGCCTGCAGCAGGCGGCGCGGCTGGAGCGGCTGGCCGATGGCCGTCTCAACCTCGGCGCCAATTGCTGGGTGTCCGGCGCCGCCAGCCTGTGCGGCGAGGACGCAAAACTACTGCCCGAACCGCGTCTGCGTTACCGCCTGCGCGACTTTCCGCTGGCCAGTCTGGGCCCCTGGCTGCCGGACGACTTCGCCTGGGACGGCCAGCTCTCCGCCGACCTGCAGCTCGATCTGCCGGCCAGCGGCCCCAACGGCCAGGTGCGGGTGGATGCCGGCAGCGGCAACCTGCGCGTGCGCGAGCAGGGCCAATGGCTGAGCTTCCCGTACAGCCGTCTGGCATTGGAAAGCAGCCTGCGGCCGCAGCGCATCGACAGTCTGCTGCAGTTCCAAGGGGGACCGCTCGGCGAGCTCTCACTGCAAGCCCGGCTCGATCCGCGCCCGGCGAGCAAGCCGCTGGCCGGCGAATTCCGTCTGAGCGGCGTCGACCTGGCGGTGGCGCGACCCTTCCTGCCGATGGTCGAGCATTTGGCCGGGCGCCTGAGCGGCAGCGGCCGGATCAGCGGCGGCCTGCTGGCCCCGCGTATCGACGGCAACCTGAGCCTGAGCGGCGGCGAGATCAGTGGGCCGCAGCTGCCGACCCGTTTCGAGCAGCTCGAGGTGCAGGCGCAGATCGCCGGCGAAAGCCTGCAATTGCGGGGCAACTGGCGCAGTGGTGAGCAGGGTAAGGGCAGCCTGAGCGGGCAACTGAACTGGGCGCAGGCCATGGAAGGCGACTTGCAGGTGCGCGGCGAGCGGCTGCCGGTCAGCGTCGAGCCCTATGCCAACCTCGAAGTCGAACCGAATCTGGTGGCGCGGCTGGCCGAAGGGCGGTTGGCGATTGCCGGCCAGGTGCAGGTACCGCGCGGCACGATCGAGATTCGCCAGTTGCCGCCCTCGACGGTAAAAGTATCCGACGATGCGGTGGTGGTCGGCCGTCAGCAGGAGGAACGACAAGCGCTGGGCATGGCGATGGACCTCGACGTCGAGGTCGGTAGCGACAAGCTGAGCTTCAGCGGCTTTGGCCTGAATGCCGAATTGGCCGGGCGCTTGAAGATCGGCGACAACCTCGACACCCGCGGCGAGCTGGATCTCAACAATGGCCTCTACCGTGCCTATGGCCAGCGCCTGCAGATCCGCCGCGCGCGCCTGCTGTTCACCGGGCCGATCGACCAGCCGTACCTGGATGTCGAGGCGATCCGCCGCGTCGACGAGGTGGTCGCCGGCCTGCGCATCAGCGGCAGCGCCGCGCAGCCGCGCACCCAGGTGTTCGCCGAGCCGGCGATGAGTGAGGAGCAGGCGTTGTCCTACCTGGTGCTCGGCCGCCCGCTGGGTGGTACCGGCGAGGACAGCAACCTGCTGGCGCAGGCGGCGCTGGGCCTGGGCCTGGCCGGCAGTTCGTCGGTCACCGGCAGCCTGGCCCAGCGCCTCGGTATCAGCGACTTCCAGCTCGACACCAGCGGTGCCGGCCAGAGCACCAGCGTGGTCGCCAGCGGCAAGCTGTCCGAGCGCCTGAGCCTGCGCTACGGGGTCGGCGTGTTCGAGCCGGCCAGCACCGTCGCCCTGCGCTACGAGCTGACCCGCCGGCTCTATCTGGAAGCCGCCAGCGGCTTGGCCAGCTCGCTGGATCTGTTCTACAAACGCGATTTCTGA